Part of the Geminocystis sp. M7585_C2015_104 genome, ATCCAACATACTCACAGGTTCGTCACAAATAACTAGCCTGGGATGGGTAATGAGGGCCCTAGCTATTGCCACTCGTTGTTGTTGTCCTCCAGATAGTTCTCTTGGATAACGATTGTAGTATATAGTAGGATCAAGACCGACCCGGTAGAGCATTTCCTCTACTGTTTGACGGTTTTCTCTCTTATTACCCAAACGGTGGATAACCAGGGGTTCAGCAATGGCCTCTCCCACAGTCATCATGGGGTTAAGACAGGCATGTGGGTCTTGGAAAATCATTTGTACTTCTCTTCGCCAAGCCCTTAATTGTTTGCCAGAGAAGGTGGAGACATCTTGGCCCCGCCAGAGAATCTGTCCGGCTTGTGGGGGGAGTAGTTGTAAGATGGTACGGGAGAGGGTGCTTTTGCCACAGCCAGATTCGCCCACGATTCCTACTGTTTCCCCTTCCCAAACCCTTAGACTAACATCATCCACAGCCCTGATGGTTTTGCTGCCCTTTTTCAACCCTTTCAACCATTGTTGCAGGAAATTGCCCGTCAGGGTATAATACTGTCTTACATTTTTTAGCTCCAAAAGAGGAGTTTGGTTGTTATCCCCCCGGTGGCGGTTAGGGTTGGAATCATGCTGGTGTAGACGGAAGGCGGCTTGTAGGAGTGTACGACTATATTGGTGTTTAGGGTTGTAGATGACATCTCTGACGGCCCCCATTTCCACTATTTGGCCTTGATACATTACAGCTATGTTCTCACAGTATCTAGCGACCAAAGCTAAGTCGTGGGAAATCAACAATAGTGCCATCCCCCGTTGGCGACAGAGGGAGGTCAACTCTTCAAGAATTTGGCGGGCTATGGTAACATCAAGGCTAGTGGTAGGCTCGTCTGCTATAATCAACTTAGGTTCTAACAGGATGGCTAACCCAATGGCCACTCTTTGACGCATGCCACCACTGAGTTCGTGGGGGTACTGGTGGAATCTGTCGGGGGGGATTCTTACGGCTTCCAGACATTTTTCCGCCTTTTCCCTGGCTTGTTGTGGGGATAGACGGGGGTGGTGTGCTTTTAAGGTTTCTAGGAGGTGATTACCAATTGTCATAAGGGGGTTTAGACGTGTCATGGGATCTTGAAAAACCAAACCAACCCTCTCGCCGCGGAAGTGACGCCATTGGGTTTTGTTATAGGAGAATATGGACTGGCCCTCAAATTTAATATCCCCTTCTACCACGGTATCAGAAGGCAGTAGTCCCATTATCGCCCTAGCTATACTGGATTTACCACATCCTGATTCTCCCACCAAAGCCATTACTTCCCCAGGCTGCAATTGGAATGACACCCCGTCCACTGCCCAAACTCGGTTTTTCCGGTAGCCGATGCGGAGATTT contains:
- a CDS encoding ABC transporter ATP-binding protein, which gives rise to MNNYLLAVENLRIGYRKNRVWAVDGVSFQLQPGEVMALVGESGCGKSSIARAIMGLLPSDTVVEGDIKFEGQSIFSYNKTQWRHFRGERVGLVFQDPMTRLNPLMTIGNHLLETLKAHHPRLSPQQAREKAEKCLEAVRIPPDRFHQYPHELSGGMRQRVAIGLAILLEPKLIIADEPTTSLDVTIARQILEELTSLCRQRGMALLLISHDLALVARYCENIAVMYQGQIVEMGAVRDVIYNPKHQYSRTLLQAAFRLHQHDSNPNRHRGDNNQTPLLELKNVRQYYTLTGNFLQQWLKGLKKGSKTIRAVDDVSLRVWEGETVGIVGESGCGKSTLSRTILQLLPPQAGQILWRGQDVSTFSGKQLRAWRREVQMIFQDPHACLNPMMTVGEAIAEPLVIHRLGNKRENRQTVEEMLYRVGLDPTIYYNRYPRELSGGQQQRVAIARALITHPRLVICDEPVSMLDATVQAQVLELMLALKQEFNLTYIFITHDLSVARFFCNRIAVMYQGQIVELADTHTVFHQPQHPYTQTLLASSPSLVL